A stretch of the Nicotiana tabacum cultivar K326 chromosome 6, ASM71507v2, whole genome shotgun sequence genome encodes the following:
- the LOC107786892 gene encoding peptide-N4-(N-acetyl-beta-glucosaminyl)asparagine amidase A-like — protein sequence MAILIFFCIISFIAPFASSLEHHSHLTKNGLRQNNTSSQQYLEISCPLPFGNLTPSCTFHILTHNFSNTIGLPPVSVLYSPPANCSWTHVALQFSASSKGFQYDRIAAVWLDGAELLRTSTPEPTDNGVFWSVTKDVTRYSSILVNANKSLSVMLENLVNDIYTGVYHVNVSFLYYDVKPVDNPIEMGANNLKSSYEKPADLIIPIKSGNGSEGFWFRILNESELHGQKVIIPNNTYKAVIEIYVSSHGYDEFWYSNPPDSYIQNNSLTTRRGHGSYREVLLNIDENLAGSVVPFPVIFTGGINPLYWEPLVSIGAFDLPSYDIDLTSFLGLLLDGQDHFFGLGVADSIPFWLVDANLHLWLDCNEVLAKAFDLGTPKFKIERSSSFIGLDGSFEVELKRKSEISSWVNSSAGNLTTIVSRELKFKNKINFYLNGTEKHIKQKVEEEIEVRVLSISGSTISKTKVKRKYPLTITSKTLPSTENGTSLMLSDLDHEWKEKKKLDGGSSSTLTNRQQCNGWMVVQDHNVLYGGATTQQSYSYEGEAGCYSRSLTAANGKLMNDTANSLCAAPLVFDSFSAL from the coding sequence ATGGCGATTCTCATCTTCTTCTGTATCATCAGTTTTATAGCTCCATTTGCTTCTTCCCTTGAACACCATTCCCACTTAACCAAAAATGGTCTTCGCCAGAATAACACTTCTTCACAGCAATACTTAGAAATCAGTTGTCCATTGCCATTCGGTAATCTCACTCCTTCATGCACTTTTCATATCCTCACCCACAACTTCAGCAATACGATAGGTCTTCCACCGGTCTCTGTATTATACTCTCCTCCGGCCAATTGCTCTTGGACCCACGTGGCTCTTCAGTTCAGTGCTTCTTCCAAAGGTTTCCAATACGACCGTATCGCCGCCGTTTGGCTTGACGGCGCCGAGCTCCTCCGTACTAGCACCCCCGAGCCTACTGATAACGGCGTCTTCTGGTCCGTTACAAAAGACGTTACCAGGTACTCCTCCATCCTGGTCAACGCGAATAAATCTCTTTCTGTCATGTTAGAAAATCTGGTCAACGACATTTATACAGGCGTTTATCATGTTAATGTTAGTTTCCTGTACTATGATGTTAAGCCCGTGGATAATCCAATAGAAATGGGAGCGAACAATTTGAAAAGTTCCTATGAAAAACCGGCAGATTTGATAATACCAATAAAATCGGGAAATGGGAGTGAAGGATTTTGGTTCCGAATTCTAAACGAATCGGAGTTGCATGGACAGAAAGTTATTATTCCGAATAATACATATAAAGCTGTGATTGAAATTTACGTATCGTCTCACGGGTATGATGAATTTTGGTACTCAAATCCTCCTGATTCGTACATACAAAATAATAGTTTGACTACCCGAAGAGGCCACGGATCGTACAGGGAAGTTTTGTTGAATATAGATGAGAATTTGGCAGGATCTGTGGTTCCATTCCCAGTCATTTTCACAGGTGGAATTAATCCTCTGTATTGGGAACCACTTGTTTCAATTGGGGCATTTGATCTTCCTTCTTATGACATTGACTTAACATCATTTTTGGGGCTTTTACTTGATGGTCAAGATCACTTTTTTGGGCTAGGGGTTGCGGATAGTATCCCATTCTGGCTTGTGGACGCGAACTTGCACCTTTGGTTGGATTGCAATGAAGTGCTGGCTAAAGCTTTTGATTTGGGCACTCCTAAGTTCAAGATTGAGCGGTCTTCAAGTTTCATAGGGTTGGATGGGTCATTTGAGGTTGAGTTGAAGAGGAAGAGCGAGATTTCTTCTTGGGTGAATTCATCAGCAGGCAATTTGACTACTATAGTTTCGCGAGAATTGAAGTTCAAGAACAAGATAAACTTTTATCTGAACGGAACTGAGAAGCACATTAAGCAAAAAGTGGAAGAAGAGATTGAAGTTAGAGTACTGTCTATTAGTGGAAGCACGATCTCTAAGACCAAAGTAAAGAGGAAATATCCGCTTACCATAACCAGTAAGACTTTGCCATCAACGGAAAATGGTACAAGCTTGATGCTTTCTGATTTGGACCACGaatggaaggagaagaagaagttgGATGGAGGTTCTTCAAGCACTTTGACAAATCGGCAGCAATGCAATGGGTGGATGGTTGTTCAAGATCACAATGTTTTATATGGTGGAGCAACCACTCAACAGAGTTATTCTTATGAGGGTGAAGCTGGTTGCTATTCTCGAAGCCTTACAGCTGCCAATGGCAAGCTTATGAATGACACTGCAAACAGTCTTTGTGCAGCTCCTTTGGTGTTTGATTCGTTTTCTGCTTTGTGA
- the LOC107816921 gene encoding putative methyltransferase PMT23, whose translation MAISSSSSSMQDILKQRKYPFIFSFFLLLIFVTFLLISNSQKSPIFVAIDFAQRTSRSKSSIPADNPDLNPNTISNENIPLGNNITINLESNVPLDNNYTINTDSDTLINNELETFSYDWKLCPGPVAVDYIPCLDNWKAIKAIRSRRHMEHRERHCPVPSPRCLIPLPVGYKLPVSWPKSRDMIWYGNVPHPKLVEYKKEQNWVKQSGDYFVFPGGGTQFKDGVNHYIEFIEKTFPTIEWGKNIRVVLDVGCGVASFGGYLLDKNVITMSFAPKDEHEAQIQFALERGIPATLSVIATKKLAFPDNAYDMIHCARCRVHWHADGGKPLMELNRILRPGGYFIWSATPVYKKDEGHKNVWKVMVNLTEAMCWKMVTKTYFKRARVGLVIYQKPDSSSCYENRKENNPPMCNQNHRLNSSWYTPLDSCLLPLATSSYEWPAPWPQRLNNKPLSLSLETDTEEIFNADTKHWALVTDVYLGSLGINWSNVRNVMDMNAGYGGFATALIDRPLWVMNVVPIIGPDTLPIIFDRGLIGTYHDWCESFNTYPRTYDLLHSSSLFGNLSQRCDLVDVAVEMDRMLRPGGYILVQDTLQMIKQLGSILRSLHWSVTLHQEQFLVGKKDFWRPKDAAKI comes from the exons ATGGCTATATCATCATCTTCATCGTCCATGCAAGATATCTTAAAGCAACGCAAATACCCATTcatcttctcttttttccttttactCATCTTCGTCACTTTCCTCCTTATTTCAAACTCCCAGAAATCTCCCATATTCGTTGCCATCGACTTTGCTCAACGTACCTCTCGATCCAAATCATCAATCCCTGCTGATAATCCGGACTTGAATCCTAACACTATTTCAAACGAAAACATCCCGCTGGGTAATAATATTACGATCAACCTTGAGTCTAACGTCCCGCTGGATAATAATTATACGATCAATACTGATTCTGATACATTAATCAACAATGAATTGGAAACGTTCTCTTATGATTGGAAGCTGTGTCCGGGTCCCGTGGCGGTTGATTACATACCGTGCCTTGATAATTGGAAAGCAATAAAGGCAATAAGGTCAAGAAGGCATATGGAGCATAGGGAAAGGCATTGCCCTGTACCTAGTCCCAGGTGTTTGATTCCTTTGCCGGTTGGTTATAAGTTGCCGGTTTCGTGGCCTAAGAGCAGGGACATG ATATGGTATGGCAATGTTCCTCATCCTAAGCTTGTGGAATATAAGAAAGAGCAAAATTGGGTAAAACAATCTGGTGATTATTTTGTTTTTCCTGGAGGTGGAACACAGTTCAAGGATGGAGTAAATCACTACATCGAATTCATTGAAAAG ACTTTTCCAACAATTGAATGGGGAAAGAATATAAGGGTCGTTTTAGATGTTGGATGTGGTGTTGCTAGCTTTGGCGGTTATTTGCTGGATAAAAATGTCATTACCATGTCATTTGCTCCAAAGGATGAACATGAGGCTCAGATACAGTTTGCACTCGAGCGTGGAATCCCTGCTACTCTCTCAGTCATTGCAACTAAAAAGCTTGCATTTCCAGATAATGCATATGATATGATTCATTGTGCAAGATGCAGGGTTCACTGGCATGCAGATG GAGGAAAACCATTGATGGAGCTCAACAGGATTCTTAGGCCAGGAGGGTACTTCATATGGTCTGCAACTCCAGTTTATAAGAAAGATGAAGGACATAAGAATGTCTGGAAAG TTATGGTTAATCTGACCGAAGCAATGTGCTGGAAGATGGTGACGAAGACCTACTTTAAAAGAGCTAGAGTCGGGCTAGTTATATATCAAAAGCCAGATTCATCTTCCTGCTATGAGAATCGTAAAGAAAATAATCCCCCTATGTGCAACCAGAACCATAGGCTGAATAGTTCATG GTACACGCCACTGGACAGCTGCCTTCTACCACTCGCCACAAGTAGCTACGAGTGGCCTGCACCCTGGCCCCAAAGGCTCAACAACAAACCTCTAAGTCTATCCCTTGAAACAGACACTGAAGAAATATTCAATGCGGATACAAAACACTGGGCACTGGTTACAGATGTGTACTTAGGGAGCCTTGGTATAAATTGGTCAAATGTGAGGAATGTGATGGACATGAATGCAGGCTATGGAGG ATTTGCTACAGCCCTGATTGATCGACCCCTGTGGGTAATGAACGTTGTTCCTATCATTGGACCGGATACTTTACCCATTATTTTTGATAGGGGATTGATTGGCACATACCATGACTGGTGCGAGTCCTTCAATACCTATCCGCGGACTTATGATCTTCTGCATTCCAGCTCCCTCTTTGGAAATTTAAGTCAAAG ATGTGACCTAGTGGATGTAGCTGTGGAGATGGACAGAATGCTCAGACCAGGTGGATATATTTTAGTTCAAGACACTTTGCAGATGATTAAACAACTTGGCTCAATTCTGCGTTCACTTCATTGGTCAGTAACTCTGCATCAAGAGCAGTTTCTTGTTGGTAAGAAAGATTTTTGGCGCCCCAAAGACgctgcaaaaatatga
- the LOC107816922 gene encoding eukaryotic translation initiation factor 2 subunit alpha homolog codes for MATNSPNLECRMYEAKYPEVDQAVMIQVKSMADSGAYVSLLEYNNIEGMILFSELSRRRIRSISSLIKVGRIEPVMVLRVDHERGYIDLSKRRVSEEDIQGCEERYNKSKLIHSIMRHVAETMNIDLEDLYVHVGWPLYKKYGHAIEAFKLIVNDPDPILNSLTREIKETGPDGQEVTKVVPALSEEVKDVLVKNIRRRMTPQPLKIRADIEMKCFQFDGVIHIKEAMRKAEAAGNQDCPVKIKLVAPPVYVLNAQTLDKEQGIAVLSKAIAACTQEIERHKGKLTVKEAPRAVSEREDKLFAEQMAKLGRENEERSGDEDSEEEEDTGMGEIDLEKSGTGITD; via the exons ATGGCGACGAACAGTCCGAACCTAGAGTGCCGAATGTACGAGGCCAAGTATCCTGAAGTGGACCAAGCTGTAATGATACAGGTCAAGAGCATGGCTGATAGTGGCGCCTATGTTTCCCTTCTTGAGTACAATAACATTGAAGGAATGATCCTTTTCTCCGAGCTCTCTCGCCGTCGAATTAGGAGTATCAGTAGTCTCATTAAAGTTGGCCGAATCGAGCCCGTTATGGTTCTTAGGGTTGACCACGAGAGAGGTTATATTGATCTTAGTAAGCGAAGGGTTTCTGAGGAAGATATTCAGGGTTGTGAGGAAAGGTACAATAAGAGCAAGCTTATTCATTCCATTATGCGCCACGTTGCTGAAACtatgaacatcgatttggag GACCTTTATGTCCATGTTGGTTGGCCTTTATACAAAAAATATGGTCATGCTATTGAG GCATTCAAACTAATTGTCAATGATCCCGATCCAATCCTTAATTCCCTCACCCGTGAAATTAAAGAAACTGGCCCCGACGGGCAGGAG GTTACTAAGGTGGTTCCTGCTCTATCAGAGGAAGTTAAAGATGTATTGGTCAAGAACATTAGGAGGAGGATGACCCCACAACCGTTGAAGATCCGAGCAGATATTGAGATGAAATGTTTTCAGTTTGATGGTGTTATTCACATTAAG GAAGCAATGCGTAAAGCTGAAGCTGCCGGTAATCAGGATTGCCCAGTTAAAATTAAACTTGTTGCGCCTCCAGTATATGTGCTGAACGCTCAGACTCTTGACAAG GAGCAAGGTATAGCTGTCCTCAGCAAAGCAATTGCGGCTTGCACCCAGGAAATAGAACGTCATAAAGGAAAACTTACAGTCAAGGAGGCCCCTCGAGCG GTGAGTGAACGGGAAGATAAATTATTTGCTGAACAAATGGCTAAACTTGGACGTGAAAACGAGGAGAGAAGTGGTGATGAAGAtagtgaagaggaagaagatacaGGAATGGGAGAAATTGATCTTGAAAAGTCAGGAACTGGAATAACAGATTGA